The window CAAACAATTAACTTGACTAAGACACCCCCATCATTGAATTATTTGATTTTTTGATGGGGGTTTTTTCTATAAAATCTAGCGAAATTCTAAAAAATTTACTTGACATAGATATGCGAAATGTGATAAATCCTATTTCATAGAGAAAACTTTGTGGAAGGTGGAAAGTCCACAAAAAACTCCACAAGTAAATACAATAACTTTAAGGAGGTATGGAGAGAAATGGCAATAGATATGTTGCTTGGCTATGTTTTGTTGCTAGTAGGTTTCGTGTTTTTTGCAAACGGTATGACCGTTTTGGGGAAAACAGGAGCTAAAGAAGTTGGTGTATTAAACTTTGCAGTAGCTGTGTTAATTCTAATCGCAGCATGGAAACTACATGATCAGCAGTTAACGGCTGCTACGGCCCTGGTCTCTGTGTTCGCATTGATCTATTTCATGGTTGCTGGAATTTTTATTCACGGATATGACGCTAAAGGTCTTGGATGGTATTGCCTGTTTGCCACA is drawn from Thermodesulfobacteriota bacterium and contains these coding sequences:
- a CDS encoding AmiS/UreI family transporter, translated to MAIDMLLGYVLLLVGFVFFANGMTVLGKTGAKEVGVLNFAVAVLILIAAWKLHDQQLTAATALVSVFALIYFMVAGIFIHGYDAKGLGWYCLFATIVFIWYGYHFYTLEAAIPGMMYYALFNWAWALLVFLVFLAFSLGKAVAPAVAWLFLIEAFLTLLIPGMLLLTGKWGPITALSAG